In Elusimicrobium sp. An273, one genomic interval encodes:
- the glf gene encoding UDP-galactopyranose mutase has translation MKKYKNLVVGCGLSGAVMANKLANELGETVLVIDRKKHIAGTCYDYKNEYGITVHQYGPHIFRTNSKEIWDFLSQYTQWYPFMHKVLGLIDGIEVPIPFNLNSLYKVFPPQMAAGLEAKLIAAFGFNKKIPILQLRGTQDKDLHFLAEYIYTKVFLGYTLKQWDYTPEQLDPSVTGSVPVYISRDDRYFQEKYQAIPRQGYTKMFENMLHHPNIEVRLETDFADIQKEVSYERLIYTGAIEEFFNYKYGKLPYRSLDIKIETFDTEKFQNAPVVNYPENYDFTRIAEYKYFLNEKSPKTTLSFEYPENFEEGKNDRIYPILNEANQAVYDRYAADAKTMPNTYFIGRLGAYRYYDMNRTIANALETFKLIKNKR, from the coding sequence ATGAAAAAATATAAGAATTTAGTAGTGGGATGTGGCCTCTCCGGAGCGGTGATGGCCAATAAACTGGCCAATGAGCTGGGGGAAACGGTGTTGGTGATAGATCGGAAGAAACATATCGCCGGCACTTGCTATGACTATAAAAATGAGTATGGCATTACGGTACACCAATACGGGCCGCATATTTTTAGAACGAATTCCAAAGAAATATGGGACTTCCTTTCCCAGTATACCCAGTGGTACCCCTTTATGCACAAGGTGCTGGGGCTTATTGACGGGATAGAAGTGCCGATTCCCTTTAACTTAAACTCGTTGTACAAGGTGTTCCCGCCCCAAATGGCGGCCGGTTTGGAAGCAAAACTCATTGCCGCATTTGGATTTAATAAAAAAATTCCGATTTTGCAATTGCGCGGCACCCAAGATAAAGACCTTCATTTTTTGGCGGAATACATCTATACCAAAGTCTTTTTGGGCTACACCTTAAAACAATGGGATTACACGCCGGAACAGCTGGATCCCTCCGTTACGGGTTCGGTTCCGGTCTACATCAGCCGCGACGACCGCTATTTCCAAGAGAAATACCAAGCCATTCCCCGCCAGGGATATACCAAAATGTTTGAAAATATGCTTCATCACCCCAATATAGAGGTGCGGCTGGAAACGGATTTTGCAGATATACAAAAAGAGGTGTCTTACGAACGGTTGATATACACCGGGGCCATTGAAGAATTTTTTAACTATAAGTACGGCAAACTTCCGTATAGAAGCTTGGATATTAAAATAGAAACGTTTGATACGGAAAAATTCCAAAATGCACCGGTGGTCAATTATCCGGAGAATTATGATTTTACTCGGATTGCGGAATATAAGTATTTTCTAAATGAAAAATCTCCCAAAACCACCTTGTCTTTTGAATATCCGGAAAATTTTGAAGAAGGAAAAAATGACAGAATCTACCCCATTTTAAATGAGGCCAATCAGGCCGTTTATGACCGCTACGCCGCTGATGCAAAAACAATGCCCAATACGTATTTTATTGGGCGGTTGGGCGCTTACCGCTACTATGATATGAACCGCACCATCGCCAATGCCCTGGAAACCTTCAAATTAATCAAAAATAAGAGATAA
- a CDS encoding NAD-dependent epimerase/dehydratase family protein, producing the protein MKVLVTGGSGFIGSHTVDGLIERGVETVVVDKKKPSFPNAKALYYQMDINSDGFASVFKAHKIDGIIHLAAQPSVSFSTKNPLEDAQNNIIASIRVIEEAKKNQVQKLVVSSSAALYARPQYFPIDEKHPTAYLSPYAISKHTMEEYVKWSGIPYVIFRYANVYGPRQDSQGEAGVVAIFTDAVTRQEPIFVHGDGNQTRDFVYVKDVARANCQAVLSDVAGETINLSSQTEVSVNELAQMLTSSVPAYQGKIQHIARREGDIYRSVLSNQKAKELLGFKNTYSFAQGIKETVTFFEKQERSL; encoded by the coding sequence ATGAAAGTATTGGTAACAGGCGGGAGCGGATTTATCGGCTCCCATACGGTGGACGGATTGATTGAAAGAGGTGTGGAAACGGTGGTGGTGGACAAGAAAAAACCGTCGTTTCCCAACGCAAAAGCGCTTTATTATCAAATGGATATTAATTCCGACGGGTTTGCCTCCGTTTTTAAAGCCCACAAAATAGACGGCATTATCCACTTGGCGGCGCAGCCTTCGGTTTCTTTCTCCACCAAAAACCCGCTGGAAGATGCCCAAAACAACATCATCGCCTCTATCCGGGTAATTGAAGAAGCGAAAAAAAATCAAGTGCAGAAATTGGTGGTTTCTTCCTCGGCGGCTTTATACGCACGGCCGCAGTACTTCCCGATAGACGAAAAACATCCCACGGCGTATCTGTCGCCTTATGCCATTTCCAAGCACACGATGGAAGAATATGTAAAATGGTCGGGCATTCCGTACGTGATTTTCCGCTATGCCAATGTGTACGGCCCCCGGCAGGACAGCCAAGGGGAAGCCGGCGTGGTGGCAATTTTTACGGATGCGGTTACCCGCCAAGAGCCTATTTTTGTGCATGGGGACGGCAACCAAACGCGGGATTTCGTGTATGTAAAAGACGTGGCCCGGGCCAATTGCCAGGCGGTGCTGTCGGACGTGGCGGGGGAAACAATTAACCTCTCTTCTCAGACGGAAGTGTCTGTAAACGAGTTGGCCCAAATGCTTACTTCCTCGGTGCCTGCGTATCAAGGGAAAATTCAGCATATTGCCCGCCGGGAAGGGGATATTTACCGCAGCGTTCTATCCAACCAAAAAGCAAAAGAACTGCTGGGTTTTAAAAACACCTATTCCTTTGCACAAGGGATCAAAGAAACGGTAACATTTTTTGAAAAACAAGAGCGAAGCCTATGA
- a CDS encoding glycosyltransferase family 2 protein yields MPSVKVSVIVPVYNQQAYLTQCLESLQNQTLREIEILCVNDGSTDESWSLMQEFAARDSRFVLLNQPNQGTGRARNAALARARGEYVGFMDGDDFVDADYFEKLYQKAKEDRADVCCALDRREINGIQVQEVSTPVFAEADKFKKQLVFTAAQVWSKLFLRAFVQQYPLQNAVSRREQEIAFSIPAVLLARRISWVAGAYYNYRIQSASACRKPITRQDCEELPRIYAAMLALPLAEPQRRLVMARLKTNMQAYLRQVSFSRRIVLFRSALQTIPSFGWDGKYAGAYFWAKLWAGKGATGENK; encoded by the coding sequence ATGCCGTCCGTAAAAGTTTCGGTAATTGTACCGGTGTATAACCAACAGGCGTATCTTACCCAATGTCTGGAAAGTTTGCAAAACCAGACCTTGCGGGAGATAGAAATCCTGTGCGTAAATGACGGTTCCACCGATGAAAGTTGGAGCCTGATGCAGGAGTTTGCCGCGCGGGACAGCCGGTTTGTACTCCTCAACCAGCCCAACCAAGGCACCGGCCGCGCCCGCAACGCGGCCTTGGCGCGGGCCCGCGGGGAATACGTGGGGTTTATGGACGGAGATGATTTTGTAGACGCCGATTATTTTGAAAAACTGTATCAAAAAGCAAAAGAAGACCGGGCGGACGTCTGCTGTGCGCTAGACCGGCGGGAAATAAACGGCATTCAGGTACAAGAAGTGTCTACCCCGGTTTTTGCCGAGGCAGACAAATTTAAAAAACAGTTGGTGTTTACGGCGGCGCAGGTATGGTCTAAATTGTTTTTGCGTGCATTTGTGCAGCAATATCCGCTGCAAAACGCCGTCAGCCGGCGGGAGCAGGAAATTGCTTTTTCCATTCCGGCCGTTTTATTGGCGCGGCGGATCAGCTGGGTGGCGGGCGCGTATTATAATTACCGCATACAAAGCGCTTCCGCCTGCCGCAAACCGATTACCCGGCAGGACTGCGAGGAACTGCCCCGTATTTATGCGGCCATGCTGGCCCTGCCGCTGGCCGAGCCCCAGCGCCGTTTGGTCATGGCCCGGCTAAAAACCAACATGCAGGCCTATCTAAGACAAGTTTCTTTTAGCCGGCGGATCGTTTTATTTAGAAGCGCACTGCAAACGATTCCTTCGTTCGGGTGGGACGGCAAATACGCAGGGGCATACTTTTGGGCCAAATTGTGGGCGGGAAAAGGCGCCACGGGAGAAAATAAATGA
- a CDS encoding rhamnan synthesis F family protein: protein MKPTAVHLHLYYMQRWPEIRKYLEHLDAGEYHLYVTLSQENAPLAQAIKAFHPQSTVWQTPNRGYDVGPFVDFLQKVDLSRYDLILKIHTKNKSGLQKTWINGRCITKKRWVDLLMNALLGSADIWRRNLEAFAADPRLGMISSRYLITQEPECSDYLRPEIERVLKQMGLCVPDKITFAAGTMFLVRARLLEKIKQSFTAADFPPTDASVQDGTLAHVFERVFGCVVEAQGYAVKGFDKRRWFEMQAKLYRVSRFFYSNDITRSNHQLIKICKIPVYYKNLNHHPRGS from the coding sequence ATGAAACCGACAGCCGTGCATTTGCACTTATATTATATGCAGCGGTGGCCCGAAATACGCAAGTATTTGGAGCACTTGGATGCGGGGGAATATCATTTGTATGTAACCTTAAGCCAAGAAAACGCCCCGCTGGCGCAGGCCATTAAAGCGTTTCACCCGCAAAGCACCGTTTGGCAGACGCCCAACCGGGGCTACGACGTGGGGCCGTTTGTGGATTTTTTACAGAAGGTGGATTTATCCCGGTATGATTTAATTTTAAAAATACATACCAAAAATAAATCCGGCCTTCAGAAAACGTGGATTAACGGAAGGTGCATTACCAAAAAGCGGTGGGTGGATTTGTTGATGAACGCGCTGTTGGGGTCGGCCGATATTTGGCGGCGCAACCTAGAAGCGTTTGCCGCGGATCCCCGGCTGGGGATGATTTCTTCGCGTTATCTGATTACCCAAGAGCCGGAATGCTCGGACTATTTGCGCCCGGAAATAGAGCGGGTGTTAAAACAAATGGGGCTTTGCGTGCCGGACAAAATTACGTTTGCCGCTGGGACGATGTTTTTGGTGCGGGCCCGGCTGTTGGAGAAAATCAAACAATCCTTTACGGCGGCCGATTTTCCGCCTACGGACGCTTCCGTGCAGGACGGCACCTTGGCCCACGTTTTTGAGCGCGTTTTCGGCTGTGTGGTGGAGGCGCAGGGGTATGCGGTGAAAGGGTTTGATAAACGCCGCTGGTTTGAAATGCAGGCCAAGCTGTATCGGGTATCGCGTTTTTTTTACAGCAACGACATTACCCGCTCCAACCACCAGCTTATAAAAATATGTAAAATTCCGGTTTATTACAAAAATTTAAATCATCATCCGAGAGGTTCTTAA
- the rfbB gene encoding dTDP-glucose 4,6-dehydratase produces MSEKTVLVTGGAGFIGSNFIPYFLEHFPPYRVVNLDKLTYAGSLENLKECQNRARYTFVQGDICEAELVNKLFEQYDIRGVFHLAAESHVDNSISGPLPFVKTNIEGTFTLLEAARLHWMQAPGQVKPGYEGCRFHHISTDEVYGSLGETGYFTEQTPYAPNSPYSASKASSDFLVRAYYHTYGLNVTTSNCSNNYGPKQHAEKLIPTIIRRALGGQPIPIYGDGKNVRDWLYVLDHCKAIVRVWQKGRAGETYNIGGHNERNNLQIAAAVCGLLDQLKPSAGGKSYQAQITFVKDRAGHDRRYAIDASKIETQLGWKPEENFATGLRKTVEWYLQK; encoded by the coding sequence ATGTCTGAAAAAACTGTCTTGGTAACGGGCGGAGCGGGCTTTATCGGCTCCAACTTTATTCCGTATTTTTTGGAACATTTTCCGCCGTATCGGGTGGTCAATTTGGATAAGCTGACGTATGCCGGCAGTCTGGAAAACCTAAAAGAATGCCAAAACCGGGCGCGCTATACGTTTGTGCAGGGGGATATTTGCGAGGCGGAGCTCGTAAATAAATTGTTTGAACAATACGACATCCGCGGCGTATTTCATTTGGCGGCGGAATCGCATGTGGATAATTCCATTTCCGGCCCTTTGCCGTTTGTCAAAACGAATATAGAAGGCACTTTTACCCTGCTGGAGGCGGCCCGCCTCCATTGGATGCAGGCGCCCGGGCAGGTAAAACCCGGCTATGAAGGGTGCCGCTTCCACCATATTTCCACCGATGAGGTGTACGGATCGCTGGGGGAAACGGGGTATTTTACGGAGCAGACGCCTTACGCACCCAATTCGCCTTATTCCGCGTCCAAAGCCTCCAGCGATTTTTTGGTGCGCGCTTACTATCATACGTATGGGCTTAACGTAACGACCAGCAACTGTTCCAATAACTACGGCCCCAAACAACACGCCGAAAAATTAATCCCCACCATCATCCGCCGTGCGCTGGGCGGGCAGCCTATCCCAATTTACGGCGACGGAAAAAACGTGCGGGATTGGCTGTATGTGCTGGATCACTGCAAGGCGATTGTGCGGGTGTGGCAAAAAGGCCGCGCCGGGGAAACTTATAACATAGGTGGGCATAACGAACGCAACAATTTGCAAATTGCGGCGGCCGTGTGCGGACTGCTTGATCAGTTAAAGCCGTCTGCCGGCGGGAAATCCTATCAAGCGCAAATTACGTTTGTGAAAGACCGCGCCGGGCACGACCGCCGCTATGCCATTGACGCCTCTAAAATAGAGACGCAGCTGGGCTGGAAGCCCGAAGAAAATTTTGCAACGGGACTGCGCAAAACCGTAGAATGGTATTTACAGAAATGA
- the rfbD gene encoding dTDP-4-dehydrorhamnose reductase, with translation MLLITGANGQLGRCLQEVMGEQKALYTDAAQLDITDPAALEAFTKSHLLQGVVNCAAYTDVDKAEEEPERAYQVNALGPAHLARLCARLQIPLVHISTDYVFDGTAHTPLTETDKACPLGVYGKTKRQGEEAVLGLAHTAAVIRTAWLYSPYGKNFVKTILELGRTRAEIRVVSDQIGSPTYAPHLAAAVVRVLECLQKGEKKLYHFTDEGVASWYDLAYYAVRQAGLNAQVLPIATREYPTRARRPAFSVLDKSRIKKETGIAIDHWTKGVDACLKKLSW, from the coding sequence ATGCTTTTAATTACCGGAGCCAACGGCCAGCTGGGGCGGTGTTTGCAAGAGGTCATGGGGGAACAAAAAGCCCTCTACACCGATGCGGCCCAGTTGGACATTACCGATCCGGCCGCGTTGGAAGCCTTTACAAAAAGCCATTTGCTGCAAGGCGTTGTAAATTGTGCCGCGTATACGGATGTGGATAAAGCCGAAGAAGAGCCCGAACGGGCCTATCAAGTAAATGCGTTGGGGCCTGCACACTTGGCCCGCCTCTGCGCCCGGCTGCAAATTCCGCTGGTGCATATTTCCACGGATTATGTATTTGACGGCACCGCCCATACGCCGCTAACAGAAACGGACAAAGCGTGCCCGTTGGGCGTATACGGAAAGACCAAACGGCAGGGGGAAGAAGCCGTGCTCGGCTTGGCGCACACGGCGGCGGTGATCCGCACGGCGTGGCTGTACAGCCCGTATGGCAAAAATTTTGTAAAAACCATATTGGAGCTGGGGCGCACCCGGGCGGAAATCCGGGTCGTGTCCGACCAAATAGGCTCGCCCACCTATGCCCCGCATTTGGCGGCGGCCGTCGTGCGGGTGCTGGAATGCTTACAAAAAGGGGAAAAGAAACTGTATCATTTTACGGATGAAGGGGTGGCTTCGTGGTATGATCTGGCGTATTATGCCGTCCGCCAGGCCGGATTAAACGCACAGGTGCTGCCCATTGCCACGCGCGAATATCCCACCCGGGCGCGGCGGCCGGCTTTTTCGGTGTTGGACAAAAGCCGAATTAAAAAAGAAACGGGGATTGCCATTGACCATTGGACGAAAGGAGTGGACGCATGTCTGAAAAAACTGTCTTGGTAA
- the rfbC gene encoding dTDP-4-dehydrorhamnose 3,5-epimerase: MDFFKPDIAGLAVIVPQVFEDERGYFFESYQAEKWREACGGAVFVQDNESFSKHGTLRGLHFQKPPYAQAKLVRVLDGVVWDVAVDLRRTSPTFGRWFGVELSAANKKQLFIPRGFAHGFSVLSPSARFAYKCDQLYHPEAEGAIYFADAELNIDWKLRPEEAVLSEKDAQNPSFACYKEHPCF; this comes from the coding sequence ATGGATTTTTTTAAACCCGACATCGCAGGGTTGGCCGTTATCGTTCCGCAGGTGTTTGAGGACGAACGGGGCTATTTTTTTGAATCGTACCAAGCGGAAAAATGGCGCGAAGCCTGCGGCGGAGCGGTGTTTGTGCAGGATAATGAAAGTTTTTCCAAGCACGGCACGCTGCGCGGGCTTCATTTTCAAAAACCGCCTTATGCCCAGGCAAAACTGGTGCGCGTATTAGACGGCGTGGTGTGGGACGTTGCCGTGGATTTGCGCCGCACCAGCCCTACTTTCGGGCGTTGGTTTGGGGTGGAACTCTCTGCCGCAAACAAAAAACAGCTTTTTATTCCGCGCGGGTTTGCCCACGGGTTTTCCGTACTCAGCCCGTCTGCGCGGTTTGCCTATAAGTGCGATCAGCTTTACCATCCCGAGGCCGAAGGCGCCATTTACTTTGCCGATGCGGAACTGAACATTGATTGGAAACTGCGCCCCGAAGAGGCGGTTTTGTCTGAAAAAGATGCCCAAAACCCCTCGTTTGCCTGCTATAAGGAGCACCCATGCTTTTAA
- the rfbA gene encoding glucose-1-phosphate thymidylyltransferase RfbA translates to MKGIVLAGGTGSRLYPATFAVSKQLLPIYDKPMIFYPLSVLMLAGIRDILLISTPKDLPLYRHLFGTGDAFGIHISYAEQPRPEGLAQAFLLGEDFIGNESVCLTLGDNIFYGRDLKQLVQKAAARPRGATVFAYHVKNPQAYGVVEVNAQLQAVSIEEKPRHPKSNWAVTGLYFYDNRVVNIAKQLKPSARGELEITDINEWYLQAGELQVELMGRGMAWLDTGIPTDLIKASMFVEALESRQGLKIACLEGIAFKNGWIDAKQLARRAELMKNTEYGQYLAHIPEDMKNGFF, encoded by the coding sequence ATGAAAGGAATTGTTTTAGCCGGCGGAACGGGCAGCCGTTTATATCCTGCTACTTTTGCTGTTTCCAAGCAGCTCCTTCCGATTTACGACAAACCGATGATTTTTTATCCGCTTTCCGTGCTGATGCTGGCCGGAATACGCGACATTTTACTTATTTCCACCCCCAAGGATTTGCCGCTCTACCGGCACCTGTTTGGCACGGGCGATGCGTTTGGAATCCATATTTCCTATGCCGAGCAGCCCCGCCCGGAAGGTTTGGCGCAGGCATTTTTGCTGGGGGAAGATTTTATCGGAAACGAGAGCGTCTGTTTGACGTTGGGGGATAACATTTTTTACGGACGGGACTTAAAACAACTGGTGCAAAAAGCCGCCGCCCGCCCCCGCGGAGCCACGGTATTTGCCTATCACGTAAAAAATCCCCAAGCCTATGGCGTGGTGGAAGTAAACGCACAGTTGCAGGCCGTTTCTATTGAAGAAAAGCCGCGGCATCCCAAATCCAACTGGGCGGTAACCGGCCTTTATTTTTACGACAACCGCGTTGTGAACATTGCCAAACAGCTAAAACCTTCCGCCCGCGGCGAGTTGGAGATTACGGATATTAACGAGTGGTATTTGCAAGCGGGGGAACTGCAGGTGGAACTGATGGGGCGCGGCATGGCGTGGCTGGACACAGGCATCCCGACGGACTTAATTAAAGCGTCTATGTTTGTGGAAGCGCTGGAAAGCCGGCAGGGGCTCAAAATTGCCTGCTTGGAAGGCATTGCTTTTAAAAACGGGTGGATTGACGCCAAACAGCTGGCCCGCCGCGCAGAGCTGATGAAAAATACCGAATACGGCCAGTACCTGGCCCATATCCCGGAGGATATGAAAAATGGATTTTTTTAA
- a CDS encoding glycosyltransferase family 2 protein produces the protein MTDFKFPLISVLVPVYNAEPFLVMCLDSIFAQTYPNFEVVCIDDASADKSADILEQYARKHPRMKLLKLPAHQSVAVVRNLLLQEAAGEYIAFIDADDSVHPEYLAHLYQAAQNTGADVVRCLYQLQDIRKNTLVPCEKKYKEFSHLLPPSTSLERLQAALDDSQVWLKLIKTSLLKEHKIGFIPHVLPEDISFEILLYQYSKKIVFLPEHLYVYRVGNANSVSSNRSLCAYGTLEAMVFLCGDLVQRHLVEKAFYEKIIGLTLHAVRRIRKYSFAPEYAVSKICREAFNQIEKFARYCGPVKKYKYQFMCQIARHLKDSHLSYLACIVR, from the coding sequence ATGACAGATTTCAAGTTCCCGCTTATTAGCGTGTTGGTGCCGGTGTATAACGCAGAACCTTTTTTGGTGATGTGCTTGGACAGCATTTTTGCACAAACTTATCCCAATTTTGAAGTGGTTTGCATTGATGACGCGTCTGCCGATAAAAGTGCCGACATATTGGAGCAATACGCCCGAAAGCACCCCCGGATGAAGCTTCTTAAATTGCCTGCCCACCAAAGTGTGGCGGTGGTGCGCAATTTATTGTTGCAGGAAGCGGCGGGAGAATACATTGCTTTTATAGACGCGGACGATTCGGTACATCCGGAGTATTTGGCCCACTTGTACCAAGCGGCTCAAAATACCGGGGCCGATGTGGTGCGCTGTTTGTACCAATTGCAAGATATCCGCAAAAACACTTTGGTGCCGTGCGAAAAGAAATACAAGGAATTTTCCCATTTGCTTCCGCCGAGTACTTCTTTGGAACGTTTGCAGGCGGCGCTGGATGATTCCCAAGTATGGCTGAAATTAATTAAAACCTCGCTTTTGAAGGAACACAAAATTGGGTTTATTCCCCATGTACTGCCGGAGGACATTTCGTTTGAAATTTTGCTTTATCAGTACAGTAAAAAAATCGTTTTTTTGCCGGAGCACTTGTATGTTTACCGGGTGGGAAATGCCAATTCGGTTTCCAGCAACCGCAGTTTGTGCGCCTACGGCACGCTGGAAGCCATGGTGTTTTTGTGCGGGGATTTGGTACAGCGGCATTTGGTGGAAAAAGCCTTTTATGAAAAAATTATCGGGCTTACGCTGCACGCTGTGCGCCGCATACGCAAATACTCTTTTGCACCCGAATATGCCGTTTCAAAAATTTGCCGGGAAGCTTTCAATCAAATCGAAAAATTTGCCCGGTATTGCGGGCCGGTAAAAAAGTATAAATATCAATTTATGTGCCAAATTGCCCGTCATTTAAAAGATAGCCACCTGTCGTATTTGGCCTGTATAGTGAGGTAA
- a CDS encoding CCA tRNA nucleotidyltransferase produces MTVTIPKSYREPLYTIGEYAQKLGLKAWVVGGAVRDFYLKKNTLDIDLAFDGNQESVAGFCVKRWGGAKRKFSQFGTFRVQLDNGLKLDMVRARKESYPHPGALPVVAFSKEMKDDLFRRDFTTNAWCLSILPKNFGQSYDPFGAQKDIDAGVVRILHDKSFLDDPTRMYRAVRFAGRFGWRLAPKTERLLQAAVKEEYPLLLTRERFCQEFLKVLKEKRVKEIFGLMEKYDMLKFAWPGLRWNDALDSVSTPAERMGVLACSLGPSGEDFVRTLHLPKDKAQEIVSAWKIAQEQMCPLGPLSEMQKTVLKTVFPKLPLQALEPCFVRGGELKNLGLSGRKISGALGRVRKAQWNGEIKSREEAIAFLTR; encoded by the coding sequence ATGACTGTTACCATACCGAAATCTTACCGGGAGCCGCTCTATACCATTGGAGAATATGCCCAGAAACTGGGCCTGAAAGCTTGGGTGGTGGGCGGCGCCGTGCGGGATTTTTACCTTAAAAAAAATACATTGGATATTGATCTAGCCTTTGACGGAAACCAGGAATCCGTAGCGGGGTTTTGCGTAAAACGCTGGGGAGGCGCCAAGCGGAAGTTTTCCCAGTTCGGCACGTTTCGCGTGCAGTTGGATAACGGCCTCAAGTTGGACATGGTGCGCGCACGCAAGGAAAGCTACCCGCACCCGGGAGCCTTGCCGGTGGTGGCGTTTTCAAAAGAAATGAAAGACGATTTGTTCCGCCGGGATTTTACCACCAACGCCTGGTGCCTTTCCATTTTGCCTAAAAATTTCGGTCAATCGTACGACCCGTTCGGCGCCCAAAAAGACATTGACGCCGGCGTCGTGCGGATTTTGCACGATAAAAGCTTTTTGGACGATCCCACCCGCATGTACCGTGCGGTGCGTTTTGCCGGGCGTTTCGGCTGGCGGCTGGCGCCCAAAACGGAGCGGCTGCTGCAAGCGGCGGTTAAGGAAGAATATCCGCTTTTGCTGACGCGGGAACGCTTTTGTCAGGAATTTTTAAAAGTCTTGAAAGAAAAACGCGTGAAAGAAATTTTTGGCTTAATGGAAAAATACGATATGCTCAAATTCGCCTGGCCGGGGCTTCGTTGGAATGACGCGTTAGATAGCGTTTCTACTCCGGCGGAGCGGATGGGGGTACTGGCGTGTTCGCTGGGGCCCAGCGGAGAAGATTTTGTCCGTACGCTCCACTTGCCCAAAGACAAGGCGCAGGAGATTGTTTCGGCGTGGAAGATTGCGCAGGAGCAAATGTGCCCGCTCGGCCCGCTGTCCGAAATGCAGAAAACCGTTTTAAAAACGGTTTTCCCAAAATTGCCTTTACAGGCGTTGGAGCCGTGTTTCGTGCGTGGGGGGGAGCTTAAAAATTTGGGCCTTTCCGGGCGGAAAATTTCCGGCGCGCTGGGGCGCGTGCGCAAAGCGCAATGGAACGGTGAAATTAAATCCCGGGAAGAAGCAATCGCCTTTCTTACCCGTTAA
- a CDS encoding CpXC domain-containing protein, producing the protein MKSIKNEAAAHCPNHCEPFDVEYWSLVSADQDPDLKSAIMGGELNLVQCPECGTFFHHDGDLIYFDAPAELLVFVFSEKDRPREAQLRERMQKDYELIKNTLLKPLHMDYPPICVFGLDALKTLLQHEEVESYESEAVAAAAAAMGMQVARLKPSYARANHFPLYVPAPAPSKTANDYAVAASKVLKSGLKSLLLRNFEDRMSQEGALPPQVL; encoded by the coding sequence ATGAAATCTATCAAAAATGAAGCGGCCGCTCACTGCCCCAACCATTGTGAACCTTTTGATGTGGAGTACTGGTCTTTGGTCAGCGCCGACCAAGACCCCGATTTAAAATCCGCCATTATGGGCGGAGAACTCAATTTAGTACAGTGCCCGGAATGCGGCACGTTTTTCCACCACGACGGCGATTTGATTTATTTTGACGCTCCCGCCGAGCTATTGGTCTTTGTATTTTCGGAGAAAGACCGCCCGCGCGAAGCGCAACTGCGGGAACGGATGCAGAAAGATTACGAATTAATTAAAAATACGCTGCTTAAACCGCTGCATATGGACTATCCTCCCATTTGCGTGTTCGGGCTGGACGCGCTGAAAACGCTGTTGCAGCACGAAGAAGTGGAGTCGTACGAGTCCGAAGCGGTTGCGGCAGCCGCCGCCGCTATGGGAATGCAAGTAGCGCGGCTGAAACCTTCATACGCAAGAGCCAATCATTTTCCTCTCTACGTGCCGGCACCGGCTCCCTCCAAAACTGCCAACGATTACGCCGTGGCCGCCAGCAAAGTGTTGAAAAGCGGTCTTAAAAGCTTGTTGCTGCGCAATTTTGAAGACCGTATGAGCCAAGAGGGGGCTTTGCCGCCGCAGGTGCTATGA